One window from the genome of [Mycobacterium] stephanolepidis encodes:
- a CDS encoding alpha-ketoacid dehydrogenase subunit beta, with protein sequence MSGALNAGLRAALEDDDKVIVMGEDVGKLGGVFRVTDGLQKDFGDHRVIDTPLAESGIIGTAVGLAMRGYRPVCEIQFDGFVYPAFDQIVSQVAKLHYRTKGAVGMPLTIRIPFGGGIGAVEHHSESPEAYFAHTAGLRVVACGSPQDAYDMIRQSVACDDPVIFFEPKRRYWEKGEVNTESQDLLPLSSARIVRPGTAATVAAYGPMVAVATAAAEMAAAEGMSIEVVDLRSLSPVDFETLETSVRKTGRLVVVHEASVFMGLGAEIAARITERCFYHLEAPVLRVGGFALPYPANKVEHHFLPDAERVMDAVDRAIAV encoded by the coding sequence ATGTCCGGCGCCCTGAACGCGGGTCTGCGTGCGGCCCTGGAAGACGACGACAAGGTGATCGTCATGGGGGAGGACGTCGGCAAGCTCGGCGGGGTCTTCCGGGTCACCGACGGGCTGCAGAAAGACTTCGGCGACCATCGAGTCATCGACACGCCGCTCGCCGAATCCGGAATCATCGGCACCGCGGTGGGTTTGGCCATGCGTGGATATCGCCCGGTGTGCGAGATCCAATTCGACGGCTTCGTGTACCCGGCTTTCGATCAGATCGTCAGTCAGGTGGCCAAGCTGCACTACCGCACCAAGGGTGCGGTGGGCATGCCGCTGACCATCCGCATCCCGTTCGGCGGCGGAATCGGTGCGGTGGAACACCATTCGGAATCACCGGAGGCCTACTTCGCCCACACCGCGGGCCTACGGGTGGTGGCGTGTGGATCACCCCAAGATGCCTACGACATGATCCGCCAGTCCGTGGCGTGCGACGACCCGGTCATCTTCTTCGAGCCCAAGCGGCGCTACTGGGAGAAGGGTGAGGTCAACACCGAATCACAAGACCTACTCCCACTATCGTCCGCCCGCATCGTCCGGCCCGGTACTGCGGCCACGGTGGCCGCATATGGCCCGATGGTCGCCGTCGCCACGGCCGCGGCGGAAATGGCCGCGGCCGAGGGGATGTCGATCGAGGTTGTCGATCTGCGCTCCCTTTCGCCGGTCGACTTCGAGACTCTGGAGACCTCGGTCCGCAAGACGGGCCGACTGGTGGTGGTCCACGAAGCATCGGTGTTCATGGGATTGGGCGCCGAGATCGCGGCACGCATTACCGAGCGGTGCTTCTACCACTTGGAGGCGCCGGTGCTACGGGTCGGTGGTTTCGCTCTCCCGTACCCCGCCAACAAGGTGGAGCACCACTTCCTGCCCGATGCGGAGCGGGTGATGGACGCCGTCGACCGCGCTATCGCCGTATAG